The Meiothermus ruber DSM 1279 genome includes the window TACACCGCATCTAACGGGATTTTAGCGCTTTGCCACAGGATACGATAGCCCCAGAGGCCTTTTTTCAAAAGAAACCCTGAATGCTAGGAGGCGGACAATGCAGGTAGACAATACAAGTGTTGTGAAACTGGAGTACCAACTGTGGGTGGATGGGCGCAAGCTCGAGGGCACCGAAGGTCAGCCCACAACCATCCTGATGGGCCACGCACCCGAGTTACCCCCGGGCCTCGAGGCCAATCTTTTGGGCAAGATGCCAGGAAGCTATCAGATTTTCCTGCCTCCGGAGCCTTACAACCCAGACCTGCGCACGATTGTGCCGGCTGCCGATTTACCCGAGCCTCCGCGGTTGGGCGCTGGCTATGGCGGAGAAAGCCCCGATGGTCGGTGGCTGCTGTACCGCGTGGTGCACATTGACGGGGAGCAGGTTACACTCGATGCCAACCCACCCCTGGCAGGGAAGGCCCTGGAGTACCGCCTGATTATTCATAGCGTGCGGCCCGCAACACCCGAGGAGCTCGAGCACGGCCATGTTCACGGTGAGGGGGGTGTGCAACACTAGGCCCCAGGCCACCTGCGCTCGATGTAGTCGAGTTTGCGCCCTCGTAGCAGCCATGCCGCCACCAGGGTGGTGAGGGGAACAGCAAGCACCAGGGCCAGCGAACCCACCAGCATAGTTACGATTTCCGCGGCGAAGGTCTCGTTGTTGAAGAGTATAGCCAGAGGAACATCACTCTGACCGATCAGCAGCAGCAGCGGAAGGCTACCAGCCGCATAGGCCAGCACCAGGGTGTTGACCAGGCTGCCAATGTGATCAAAACCCACCGCCATGCCCCTCGAGTAAAGCTCCCGCACGCTATAACGCGGGTTGGCCTGCACCAGGGCCTGCACAACGGCGGCCTGTGTGACCGTTACATCGTTGAGGGCACCCAAAGCGCCCACCACCACCCCCGCCAGGTATAACGAGATTAAATCCAGATTCCCCCCAAGCTGGAATCGAGCCAAAAAAGCCTCCTCTGAAGTGAGGCCTGTGAACTGCATCCATTCGGTCAGCAGCGTGGCAAGCACCAGGGCGACCAGCGCAGCCATGGTGGTACCGATCAGCGCTGCGGAGGTTTTGCGGTTGATGCCGTGCACAAAGTAGATGGAAAGCGCCAAAATGCCGAATGCTCCCAGAAAGGTAACCAGTAGCGGGTTGCTGCCTGCGGCAATTTGAGGCACCACCACGTAAGCCAAAACGCCCATGCTGGCTGCCGTGCCCAGCAGACCTCGCAAGCCTTTGCCGCGCCCCAATGCAATGGTGACAAGCACAAACAATCCAAGCAAAGCCCACAGGTAATGCAGACGATAAGGCTCTGTAAGATAGGTTTTTCCGTCAGCCTGGTAGACCACCACCAACTGCCCAATGCGAAAGTCGATGCCGTCTGTGGGCATCTCGGCTTGTACTACTTGATTGCCTATACGTACCGTTGCGCGCTCTTGATCCAGGGCTACGATGCGAGCAATCGCGTAGATGCCAGCCGAGCCTGTTTGCGGGTGGGTACTCTGAGCCCAGGCCAGACTCAAAGATAACAGGAGGGCAATAAATAGACGCATGGCTCTAATCCTATTGGGCAACGAGATGAGAGGGAAATGACGAGCATTTGAAATTTCGTAGTACACTACAGTGGAAGCTGTAAGCCTAAGGGGGGATACCATGAACACCGCGCCATCCATTACCGATACCTTGACAAATATGTTCAACCAGAGCATCCAGGTTATTAGTAAGCCCAGCGTTGCAACCTTTGAACAATTTGAAAACAAGGGAACCCTTCGAGAAGCTGTTATCTATGTGTTGACCGCTGGCATCATCGTAGGGCTGCTGAATTGGGGGGGAGGTTTTGGAGGTTTTCTGAGTGGAATTATCGTTACCATTATTGGGTTTCTGGTGTTTACCTATCTGGTGCACTATGTCGGTAAGTCCCAGGGAGGAACCGGAACACTAGACAATGTGGCCTATACTTTTGCGCTATTTTGGGTGCCCATCAGCGTTTTGACTGCGGTGCTAAACCTAGTTCTAATCGTCACTCTAATCGGCATCCTATTAATTCCCTTACTGATGATCGCATCTCTGGTTGTTGACGTGTATTTTGCCTACCTGGCTGTGCAGTCGAGTATGAACCTGCGCGAAAGTGGAAAAATTTGGATTACCCTGGCCGCAGCTTTTGTGGGTACTTTGGCTATTACCTTTGTTGTTGCGGTTATTCTTTGATAGTTGAACCACTTATATAGGACTTTCTTCACCTACCCAAAGACGTTCAATTCAGACATAAATAATGCATCCCACTTATAGTGGGTGCTTCTAAAGACGCTTGTGAGTTCCCCTCCCTAGCTCACAAGCGTTTTTGGCTTAAGCTTCGCCCGAGTGCAACGAGGCGGCGCTGTGGCAACTCAGACTGGTGGAAACCCGTTTCAATCCTCACTCGAGCTATCGCCCGAGTGCAACCTTATAATAGGTGCATCTTTATGATGATACCAAGGTTTCAATCCTCACTCGAGCTATCGCCCGAGTGCAACGAATTCCTCGGCTACCTCGGGAGCCGCAACGCCGGCGTTTCAATCCTCACTCGAGCTATCGCCCGAGTGCAACGGGGCTTGCGGAGGACGGACGCGCTCGCCTTTGTGTTTCAATCCTCACTCGAGCTATCGCCCGAGTGCAACATGCGCGTTGTTTCCCGTAATGCGTGAGGTAACGTTGGTTTCAATCCTCACTCGAGCTATCGCCCGAGTGCAACACACGGGCGAGGCCATGGAAACTGCCCGGGCGATCGTTTCAATCCTCACTCGAGCTATCGCCCGAGTGCAACATAGAGGCTCTACGAGCAGCGGGCTATACGCATAGTTTCAATCCTCACTCGAGCTATCGCCCGAGTGCAACTGGCGCTCAAAATTGTCGCTCTGCTGCTCAGCAGGTTTCAATCCTCACTCGAGCTATCGCCCGAGTGCAACGCGCGGGCACATTGATGTTAGCGGTGAACGGCTGGCTGGTTTCAATCCTCACTCGAGCTATCGCCCGAGTGCAACGGGGCCTTTTGGGCCCAGCGCTAGTGCCAGAGTAGGTTTCAATCCTCACTCGAGCTATCGCCCGAGTGCAACATTGCCGGCAGAAGTAAATGGTATGTATATAGTGTATAGTTTCAATCCTCACTCGAGCTATCGCCCGAGTGCAACAGAGAGTGTCTGCATATTGAGCTACTGCTGCCTCGTTTCAATCCTCACTCGAGCTATCGCCCGAGTGCAACGTTGCAGGGGATATCCAGGACATTGCAGTTTGTTTGTTTCAATCCTCACTCGAGCTATCGCCCGAGTGCAACAGCCTCATTCTAGCGTGCGTGCAGGACGGGGTTCAAGAGGCCGTTTGCGCGAACCCCCCCAAAAAAGCTTCCGACGCAGGGTGGGGGAAGGTGGAGGGAAAGCGGGTTTTCAATGTCCCCTAGCCAGTTTCTCGGCTTGCGCGAACCCCCCTGGGTTTTGGCACTTGCTTGGGGTTCGCGCAAAGCAAGTGCCAGGGTGGCTTAGACCACCAGTGGATCGTCAAAATCAGTGTACCTGTCCTGACCGTGCACGCGCAAACAACGCTCGCGACCACCGGGCAGGGTGTAGATGCGCAGGCTGTCTTTGTCCGGGTCGATCACTTTGAGCAGCTTGGCCTCCATGTCTTCTAGCTGGGCCCGCGAGACGCGGCACTCGAAGACCGACATCTGCACCCGCTGACCGAAGTTTTTGCAAATCTTGGCAACACGGGCCAGGCGCGCCTGACCGTCTGCGGAGGTCACGTTTACGTCGTAGGTCACCAGAATGTCTAGCCGTTCCATGCCTATCGCCCCACAAAAGGTAGGTACTGCGGAAGGTCGCCCCGCAAATAGCGGGCCAGCAAGCGGGCCTGGATGTGCGGTAGCAACCCCACCGGTACAGGCTCTTTGAATAGCGGATGCTGTACGGTCTCCAGGCGGCGCGTCTGGAAGGCCACAATTACTGCCTTTCGGCCCTCCTCGTTCAGCAAAACGGCCCCACCGGGACGTACTTCAAAGTGCTCGGGGGCTAGCTGCTTGCGATTCAGAAGCGACAGGGCCAGCCGGTCGGCCCACCAGGCCCGGAACTCTTCCAGCAGATCGAGTGCCAGCGCATGGCGTCCAGGGCGAAGGGCGTGCAAGAAACCGGCCTGGGGGTCGAGCCCCACCCCCTCGAGCGCCGCGGTGCACTGGGTGGTGAGCAGGGCATACACAAAGCTGAGCAGGGCATTCACCGGGTCGCGCGGGGGGCGTTTGTTGCGGCCATCGAAGCGGAACTCGCCCGAGAGCAAAAGGTCGCCAAAGGCCGCAAAGTAGGCGCTGGCCGCGCCGCCCTCGAGGCCCCGCACCTCGTCCAACGAGCGGGCTTGCGGAAGCTGGCGCAGCGCGGCTTCGTGCTCGTAGAGGGCCAGGGCCAGGGCCTCGGTTTCGCCGCGCTCCCGCACCGCCCGCTGCAACACCAGGCGGGCGTTTTTGAGCTTGCCCTCTACAAAGCGCTGGGCCAGGTAGAGGCTGCTCGATGGGTTGTCCAGCGCGCGGTACTGGGCCTGCCGCAGCAGCACATTGCCCGAAACCGGGCCCGCGAGCCGCCCCTGGAAGCGGCCCGACTCGCTGAACCAGGTGACCTCGAGGCCGTCCTGGGCGCAGCGGTGCAGCAGGTAAGGCGAAACCAGCACGTTGCCAAACAGTGCCAGCCCTCCTAGGTGGTGCAGGGGTACGTTGCGTAGGGTTACGTCTTCGTGCTCAATGCGCAGGGTGTCGCCCTCGAGGCGCAAATACACGCCCTGGGTTTGTATGTAAAGGGTGTTCAATACCTCGCTGTTCATGACCATTGTTGGTTTCGCCAAGCCCTTAGCGCTTGCGGCACCTCGGGCATACATACCCCCAAGAGAGAACAGTGTTTGCAGCGTTCGTCGGCAGCCGGAGGGGGCAGGCGCTCCTGCTGCAACAGCTTGCGCAGCGCGCTGATGGTGGCGAGGGTGGCCGCGCGCAGCTCGGGGGTAAACTGCACCACCCGGCGGCGCTGGCTCGATTTGCTGAACAGCGCCCCCTCCATCACGCTCTGGCCGAACATCTCTTCCAGGCACAGAGCCTGGGCGCATAGCTGCACCTCGGCGGCTTTGCGGGCCAGCTCGCGGGGCCAGCGCTTGCTTACCTTGTACTCCACCGGGTAGGGCACGCCCTCCACAAACTCCACCACATCGGCCCGGCCCGTAAGCCCCAGCCGCTCCGACCACAAGGGCAGAGCCCGTTCCACCCAGACCCCCTCGCGCAGCAAGCCCTGCGGAATGTCTACGTTCTCGTGGGCGCGCGTACCGCGCAGGGTGAACTCGTTGTCCTCCCACTCGCCCTCGAGCAGAATCAGGGCCGCCCGGCGGGGGCAGTAGGTGTACTGGGCCAGGGCGCTTAGGGGTAGGGGCTCCTGGGGCTGGGAGGGCGCTGGAACTATTTCTGGGAATATATCATCCAGTTCATCCATAAAATCCCCCTCAAACACGCTGACCTGCCGGGTTGCCTAGCCTTCCCAGGGTTCAAAGTCGTCTTCGGAATAGTTACTCCAGTAAAAGCCTTCCCGACACATCTTGTCGTACTCGGGGCCGTGGCGGGTCAGGGCAAACACATAAAGCTTGCCGTCTTTCTCGACATAAAAAAGCCGCTCGTCCACCTGGCCTTTGGGATAGCCCAGGGCATCGCCTCTGCCGCTTTTGAATTCGCTGAGGGCTGCGCGGTTGGGTAAGCGCAGACGCTGTAGTAGCTTGTGGTAGCGCTCCTGGGTGGCGGGTTCAAACTTTTCAAGTTCTCGCCGGACCAGTCTGTAAAGGTAGATGGGCACACCCTGGGCTTGCTCGAGCTCATTCTTGAAGGCTTCCAGGTAAGCTTCGCCCAGTGGCGACAGGCCAAGGTATACCTGTCCCTCAAACTCAAACTCCTCGAGAAGCACCTGGGCCTCTTCGGGGAGCAAAGCGGCTCTGGACTCTGCCTCCACTTTAGGCCGCAGCCCAGCTTCTCCCGCACTCAGCCAATCGAAAAAATCGGCGTACCAGACAAAAAGGCTGCTATCCCAGCCGATGGGTGTAGGTGGGAGGATGGCAATTTCCTTGAACTGTTCGTGAATGTAGCAGACTGGAACCTTGAAGGCCAACCCCAGAACTGTGGCGTAGGAGATTTCAGCCTTGAAGCCTCCTGTGGCGTTGATGATAACCTCCCTTTGTCTTTTGGCTGCTTTGCGAATCTCTCCGGCCAGGGTGCGAACGAAGTTTTTCAGGCCAAAGTCCACAAAGCCCTTTGCCTCGTAAGCCAGGCCCCCTATCTCAACCAATCCACAGGGTACGTTGGCTTGCAGGAAATATTGCTGCAGCAAATGCGCTGCCTTACGGCCTTCCTCGGTGGCACTATACAACAAGATGATCTCGTCTCCAGCCTGCAAAATGCGCGAAAGGGAGTTGGTCTCAGCACAGGCCTTTTTGGGATCCGCCTGCAGGTAGTTCAGAATGTCCTGATCAGTAGGATTATCCTTGATAGCTTTCTTAGCGTTCGTAAGCAGGCTGGTGCCTACGGTGGTGAGGATGACGGTGCTCACGTATGCTCTCCCAATAACTGCTCTATTTCGGCGTGCTGGGGGTTTTTGCTGGGGTTCCACACCCTCCACTCTTGCAGGTGCTTACGGATGGCCTCGAGGGTGGGCTTGCGCAAAGGGGCGGGCTGATCGCGCAGCTCCTGGAGGAAGAAATTCAGCTCGCCGCGCTCGTTGTTGGGCTTGATTTTTTCGATTCGGGCTTTGTAACCCTGGTACAGTTCCTCGCCCAGCTCGGCCTGGCTTTTGGGCTTGGGGGGCAGCTTGACCTCGAAATACCCATAGCCCGCGTTGGTCTTGCCCCCCAGGCCCAGGTGCTCCAGCCCCCATCGCAAGATTTCCGCTGCGGTGTACAGCCAGTCCGTGGCGTTGTCCGAGGAACTCGAGAGCGCCAGGCAAAACTTGGTTCCCGGCTTCACGCTCAGAAAACCCACCGGGTTGGGGTCGTCGAAGTCGGTGGGCCAGCGCTGGCCGCCGCTGTAGTAGTCTGGGTGGTGCACGGTGATGACGTCTTTCTGGAAGGGCTGACGGCTGCTGGGGTCTAGCCAGCCGTCCCAGTAGACCAGGTGCGCGGCCTTCTGGGTTGTGCCGAGCAGAATCTCTTGCTGGTGCTCGTCCAGGCCGTAGTGCCGCGCGGCCCGAGCCATCAGGCCCTTGAGGGCGCTGCCCGGAAGGTAGGGCGTGCCGTAGGTGTGGTGAATGCTCAGGCCGTTTTCAATCGGGCTGGCGTTGCCCAGGCCGATAGCCAGGGGGGTGCGGGTGGTGGCCTCGAGGAAAACCGCGCCGCTCAGGGCCGCTTTCCAGCGCTCAAAGGCGCTTTTGTAAACCTCTGCAATGGGCCTGGCAGCAATTGCGTCCAGCAGCGCTCGAGCCGCCTGCTTGCTGGCATCGTGCTCCTTGAGGTATCTGTACAGCGCCAGCCCGGCATGATTGGGGGGCTCGAGCAGAAGCCTAGCGGCCCTCATCGTCGCCTCCTGTCTCGACCTTCAGGACGCTTTTGGCAAAGCGCTTGAAGTAGACCCAGGCCTCCAGCACCCGCCGGGTGTGGTGCATGTAGACCGTGGTGGGGGCCTGATGCAAATGCGCCAGCAGGTCGCCCTCTACCTCGAGGATGGCCCCGAGGTGCTCGAGCAGCTTCTGGTGGGCCCGGGCCCGCGGGCCTTCGCCGCTGGCCTTGTCGGCGCTAAAGGCCACCGCCTGGCAAAGCCCGCTTTGCAGCACCATCACCGGGAAGCTGTGGCACAGGCCGCCGTAGATTCGCTTGAGCTCGGGGTCGGCCTGCTCCAGGCTGCTCACCAGCTCCAGGGCCCGCTTCATATCCTTCTGGTTGCGGGTTTGGGGCATGGCTACACACCCCCCAGCACCCGCAGCAAGCCACGCCCCACGCTGGCCTCGCCCCCTATCTGCAGGTAGGGGCGCCGGTGCAGCTCGGCGAAGTGTGCTGCGTCTTTGGCGAGGGCAAAGCTCGAGAAAACGGCCTCGGCGGGGATGGCCTCCTCATACCACAAAGCCCCGCTGGCGACGGTTTTACTTGCGCTCTCGAGGCGCACCCGTGCGATGACCTCGAGGCCGGTCTGGCAAAAGTAGCTAAACACATCGTTGCTCACCAGGGCCAGGCGCTCCATCAGGTCTGGCTCCTCTTTTCCAAACAACAGCCCGCTGATGGCCTTAGCCAGCGCTTCAGAGGAGCCTTTTACCTTCAGGTCGATGTCTTCCAGAATCACCTGGTTGTTGTACTGGATGGCGCTCCCGGCCAGGGCTTCGGCATCGCGCTGCCAGCGCTGGAGCACCAGCGGGCAGGTGATGAGCGCGAAGGTTCCAGCATAAGAACGCACCGGCAGCAGCAGCAGACGGGCATCGGTGAGGGTAAGCTCGCCCATCTGCTCCAACGAACCAAAGATCTTATTGGCCGCCTCATCCGCGCGCCCATCGCGCAGCACCCCCTTGAGGCTGCTGGCGGGAATCAGCGGAAAGCCTGTGGCTGCTTCGCGGGCCACCGGCAGGTCAATCACCGAGCCCGAAACCTGCCCGGTACCGGGATGCACCGGGGTCAGGGCCTGTAAGAAAAACGCCTTAGTCTGCATAACTTCCCACCCCCCACAGGGCAAGGCCAAAACCGTCCTTGCGGTCTTGCTCGTTGTCCGAGACCGGGCGCAACCAGCTTTCCAGCACCGCGCTGGGATCGCCCTCCAGCAGCTCGAAGAAGTAGACGCTGCCCGCGGGCACCATCCAGCGCACCGGCTTGGGTCGGTTGTTGCGCAGGCTCCAGCCCGAGACCGGCTCCCGCCGCCCCACCGCTGCGGCCACCAGCCGCAGCCTGACCTTGGCCAGCCCCCGGGGCAGGTGCTGTTCACCCGGCTTTTTCAACCACCCGGGCTTCCAGCCGTCTTCGAACAGGGCCGGCGTGGCTAAAACCATGCGGATTAGCTGGCCCTTGGCAAGCCCGGCAAAGGCTTTCTGGATACTTTCGGGGCAGTCCCACCAGTAGCGCGAAAGCTCCTCGCGCACCCGCAGCGCCACCGGTCGCGACTCGCCGCCCAGGAACCCCAGTAGCTGGGGGGTGTGCCCCTCAGGGAGGGAGGCCCGGGCCCGCAGGGTATAGGGGATGTACCGCCCATTCTGCACCTGCTCGAGGGCGCGGTAGCTCACGCTAAAGAGCTGACCTTCCTGGGCCTTGCCCTTGGATGGATCCATCGCCACATGGATGCGCTGTTCGGCGGGCGGGCCCGCCACCCGCTCGGGCAGCACAGTTTCCCCTAGCAGCCAGCGTTTCATATCGCCCTGCCGCCAGAGGGTATAGCCGGGCTGGGGTTTGACATCCTCGCTCACCCGCAGCGGCATCAGACCTTCCGGCAGGTTGCACCCACCCACGGGCTGGAAGGGTTGCAGGCGCATGACCCTATCCTGGTGGTCTTTTCGGTAGACAAGGGCATCGCGCGGGGCAGGCAGGATAATTTCCTCACCACAGGCCAGCAAAGGGCCATAAATGGGCAAACCATGAAGGTTTTGTAGATACTGGTAATCGCTCCAATTGGCCTTCTGGGCAAAACCGACCTGGGCGCGCACAAAACCGGCCACCGTGCTGGGTAAGGGCAGGGGCAGGCTTTGCGCGGCCGTCTCGGTTCCATCGGCGGCACTGAAGGGCCTTCCATCGCGCCAAAACTGGGGGGTGAGGGCTTGAATTTCCAGAACACGTTCAGGCACGGCCAACCTCCGTTTGGTTTTCGGTTTTTACACCGCTTAGAAAACGAGCAACAACCAGCTCTTTGGCGTAATCGAGCAAATCCTGGCGGGATTCGAACAGGGGCAGCTTCAGGCCCTTGCGCTCCTTACGCCCCAGGATGCGCTCGGCCTCGGCTTGCAGGTAGGCCACGTTCATATCGTCCTGCCACTCCCGGGCCAGCTCGAGCAGCTCGTAGGCCAGGCCCTGGGTGAGATCGCCCTGCTCGAACGACTGCAGTAGCTCACGCCAGCGCAGCCTGTCCCAGGGGCGCACCACGGTAATGGGTGCTCCACCTCGAGTGTGCAGGGCCACCGCCAGGGCGTTACGCCCCCCATCCTTGGCCGCTTTTTCGGCGTCTCGAGCGTTTTGCAGCGATTGGGAGAGCGGCTGACGGTAGTGCACCACCGCTATCCCTGCCGAGAGGGTGCCGCGCACCCGGTGACGGAAGCTCTCGGAGAGTTCTTGCCCGCAGGCAATGGCCCGGTTCACCGGCAAAAAGGCCAGCACATCGTCGCCGCCGGAGTAGACCATAAAGCCGTGGTGCTTCCCAACAATCCTCTGGGCTTCGTGGGCGAAGTCGTCGAGTGTTTTGGAAAGTGCGCGGTGGGCTTCGGGGTTATCTTGCCGGCTAATCAGCTCGCCCATGCGGTCGCCGTCGGCCACCAGGATGGCGAAGTAGGGCTGGGGTTCTGTGATGTGGTCGTCGTCCTCGCCCCAGCGGTCTTCGGGCTGGACTTTGGGGTTTTGGGCCCGGCGGGCCATGGTGCGGGTGTCCACCACTGTCTGGTACATGCTCACGCCATAGCAGCGCTTGAGCAGCGAGATGGCGTCGAGGTGCTCGGTGGGCTTGATGCGCAGGGGGCGGTGGGCGCCGTCGGGCAGACGAAGGGTGGCCTCACCCCACATGCGGGGATCAATCACCGCTGCGCGGGAGGGGTCGAGGGGCGATTTGGGTATACCCTCGTCGTTTTGCTGGGTGGGGGCAAACTCGCGCAGGGCCTTGCGTCCGGCCAGCAGACGCTCCACGCTCTGCCGGGCCTGGGGGTAGTTGTTTTCCAGCGGAACCCAGGCCGCGTAGAACTCGAGGAAGCTTTCAAGCTGAAGCTGCGCCCTGCCCTGGTCAATTTGCTTCCGGTATCGCTCCGGGAGGCCGTCCATGGCTTCCTGCCAAAGCTGCTTTAGCTTTTCCTGAGCGGCTTTGCGGGCCCCCTCGGCCAACTGCTGAGGGTCGTCGGTCACCTCGGCCAGAATTTTGTTGGCCCCATCGGCTTCCTGGTCAGATGGGAAGATGAGCCCGGCGTTTTGCTCGGCCAGATACCGGGCCACCACCCGGCTTAGTTCCTGCAAAATCTGCGAACCGGCGTAGAGGTCGGCGGTGCGCCGGGCCGCGGCGATGAAGTCCTGTACGGGGCCGATGGAGATAGAGAGCAGGTGGGTCACAGGGGCACCTCCTGGGTAAAACCCTGCATATGGGCCGCTTTGCGAACGGCCTCGAGGGGATTGTCGGCCTCGAGCGCCTCCAGCACGGGGTCGGCGTCGGGGATATAAAGTGCAAGCTCCTGGCCGCCAATTTTGATGCGCTCGGGCGGTGGGGCCTTGAGCAACACCACCGCGGGCCGCACACTGCCATCGGCAAAGGCAATGGGTTTCAGGATGATGGGCGAGGCCATGCGCTTACCCTGGGCGTGCTGGGCCTCGAGGGTACCGCTAAAGCTATTCCCCAGGCGCTGGTAGACGATGGGCAGGCCCAGGTACGGCTTTACCAGGGCGATCTGCGTCTGGCTGGGCCTCAGGGCCAGTAGGGTTTTATGGTCGTGCCACTTGCCCCCGGCCATGGGCGTGTACGCCATGGTTTTGTCCGTCTGGGGGTCTTTTACGAAGTGCCCTTTGCGCAAACGCGTCCAGAATTGGCCCAGCTCACGCCAGGCCGCATGGCCCTTGTAGGGGTCGGTGTTGCTGGGTTTGCGGGGCTGACCCAGACAAATTACCGCACCGGCAAGCGTGGTGTGCGGGGGGTTCTCTGCAGGCTGCTGGGCGAACCAGGCCCTGAGCTGCTCGGGGTTGGCCGGTAGCCAGTTTTGCAGGTCGTTTACAGCCTCGAGCGCCCCCACCCCCCGCCTGGTGCGAGCACCTATGCCACCAAACGCAATCCAGGCCCGGAGGGCACGGCGCAGGTGCTCCTTTT containing:
- the cas10 gene encoding type III-B CRISPR-associated protein Cas10/Cmr2, which encodes MTHLLSISIGPVQDFIAAARRTADLYAGSQILQELSRVVARYLAEQNAGLIFPSDQEADGANKILAEVTDDPQQLAEGARKAAQEKLKQLWQEAMDGLPERYRKQIDQGRAQLQLESFLEFYAAWVPLENNYPQARQSVERLLAGRKALREFAPTQQNDEGIPKSPLDPSRAAVIDPRMWGEATLRLPDGAHRPLRIKPTEHLDAISLLKRCYGVSMYQTVVDTRTMARRAQNPKVQPEDRWGEDDDHITEPQPYFAILVADGDRMGELISRQDNPEAHRALSKTLDDFAHEAQRIVGKHHGFMVYSGGDDVLAFLPVNRAIACGQELSESFRHRVRGTLSAGIAVVHYRQPLSQSLQNARDAEKAAKDGGRNALAVALHTRGGAPITVVRPWDRLRWRELLQSFEQGDLTQGLAYELLELAREWQDDMNVAYLQAEAERILGRKERKGLKLPLFESRQDLLDYAKELVVARFLSGVKTENQTEVGRA
- the cmr1 gene encoding type III-B CRISPR module RAMP protein Cmr1, whose product is MPRTVPIPPPQLKAPALETWTLRLRTITPLFGSSATPRQVDPEHPVRAASVRGHLRFWWRATAGAQYATPGELFKAEEAIWGSAQRYGKVALRVLEQKTGDAVKPSDLVGDKGTARTGPMERFFLHPFNPNRSEGLEEASGLRWVEFTLELTPNLPDPEKEHLRRALRAWIAFGGIGARTRRGVGALEAVNDLQNWLPANPEQLRAWFAQQPAENPPHTTLAGAVICLGQPRKPSNTDPYKGHAAWRELGQFWTRLRKGHFVKDPQTDKTMAYTPMAGGKWHDHKTLLALRPSQTQIALVKPYLGLPIVYQRLGNSFSGTLEAQHAQGKRMASPIILKPIAFADGSVRPAVVLLKAPPPERIKIGGQELALYIPDADPVLEALEADNPLEAVRKAAHMQGFTQEVPL